DNA sequence from the Arthrobacter sp. V1I9 genome:
ACGTGCGCGTCGGCGTCACCGGCGCCATGGGTCTTGCCGAACGTGTGGCCGCCGGCGATCAGCGCGACGGTCTCCTCGTCGTTCATCGCCATGCGCTTGAAGGTCTCGCGGATGAACGCCGCGGCCAGGAGCGGATCCGGATTGCCCATCGGCCCCTCGGGGTTGACATAGATCAGACCCATTTCTGTGGAGCCGACCTCCTCGGACATCTGGCCTTCGCCGATGTAGCGTTCGTCGCCGAGCCAGGTGTCCTCCGGCCCCCAGAAAATCTCTTCGGGCTCCCATACGTCCTCGCGGCCGAAGGCGAAGCCGAACGTCTTGAAGCCCATCGACTCGAGCGAGACGTTGCCGGCGAGGACCAGCAGGTCGGCCCAGGAAAGCTTCTGGCCGTACTTCTGTTTCACGGGCCACAGCAGCCGCCGGGCCTTGTCCAGGTTCGCGTTGTCCGGCCAGCTGTTAAGCGGGGCGAACCGCTGGCTGCCGTCTCCTGCACCGCCGCGGCCATCGTGGACACGGTAGGTGCCGGCGGCGTGCCAGCTCAGCCGGATCATCAGGCCGCCGTAGTGGCCGAAGTCCGCGGGCCACCAGTCCTGCGAGGTGGTGAGGACCTGGATGATGTCCTGCTTGAGCGCCTCGACGTCGAGCTTCCCAAACTCCTCGCGGTAGCTAAAGGAGGGGCCGAGGGGGTTGCCTGACGGATTGTGGCTGTGGAGAACGGTGAGGTCCAGCTGGTTTGGCCACCAGTCCGCGACGGTCCGCGGCCGGTGCGCCTTGGGCTGCGGCGAGTCGATCGCCGGGTTCTCACTCTCGCTGCCGTGCGAGGTCACACTGCCATGGGCCACGGGGCATCCGCCCTCAACCTTCTGGTCCAGGCCTTGGGCACTTCCTGGGGTGGGAACCGGAGGATGTTCCTGGGGATCGGTCATGTGCTTCCTTCCATGTGGCCGAGGCCGTGGTCGGACTCGGGCGGCCGGTTCAACCCTCCTATGTAATCACGAGCGGGAGCGCGGCGAGGCCCCTCATATAGTTGCCGGTGCTTAACACAAGCGGCCGACGGCGGGGAGTCCCGCCGTCGGCCGCTTGGCCCTGGGTGCCACTCAAGGTGGCCCGCCCATGTTGCTCAGTCAGCTCGCCGACACGCTCTCCCGCGCATCGGCGGGCTCTGCAGATTCGGTGCCGGCCTTGTGCGTCTCAAGGTCATCGAGCGACTTGCCCCTGGTGTCGGGCGAAAGGAAGGTGGCCAGCGCCGCGACGGCACAGATGCCGAACGTGGTCAGACCGATGACCATGGGGACGTTGGTGGATCCCGGGGGAGCGACCGCGGTGAAGATGCTCGGGAAGAACGACGCGATCATCAGGCCCAGGTTCTGCGACACCGCGAACCCTGTCACGCGGATCCGCATGGGGAACTGCTCCTGGAAGAACGTTGCAAAGGTCGCGTTCCACATCTGGAAGAAGATGCCCTGGACAATCACGATGCAGACGAAGACCAGTGCCAGGCTTCCCTGCTCGATGGCCCACAGGTATCCGCCGGCCAGTACGCCGCCGCCAAGGCCGCCGGCCACCATCAGCATCCGCCGGCCGATCCTGTCGGACAGTGCGCCGAAGAGCGGGATGGTGACCACTGCGGCCACGTTGGCAATGAGGGTTACCCAGAGGAATTCGCTGCTGGTGAAGCCGTTCCCGTAGCCCTCCTGGGTGGCGTAGGAGACGCCGAAGATGAGCGTTGCCATGCCGATCACGTTGGTGAACGTCATGATGACACAGCGGACCAGGACCCAGGGGTGGCTGCGCACGAGGTCAACAAGGGGGAACCGGGGCTTCGCCTTGCCCGTTTCAGTCTGCGCCAGGTATGCCGGCGGCTCCTGCACGCGGCGGCGGATGATGTGGCCGGCCAGGATAACGAAGGCGCTGAGCAGGAACGGGATGCGCCAGCCCCAGGACTGGAATTGCTCCGCAGGGAGGATGGCTGCGAGGGGAAGCAGCACGGCGGTGGCAAGAATGGAGCCCACCTGCGTCCCCTGGAGGCTGAAGCTTGCGAAGAAACCGCGCTTGGCGTCGGGGGAGTGCTCCACGATCATCGCGCTGGCTCCGCCCAGTTCACCGGCGACGGCGAACCCCTGGATTAGGCGGAGGATAACCAGGAGGATCGGGGCCAGAGCGCCGACCTGCCCGTACGTGGGGAGAAGTCCGACGGCGAAAGTGGCGAAGCCCATCAGCAGCATGGCAAAGACGAGCACCTGCTTGCGGCCGTGCCGGTCGCCGTAGGCGCCCAGGACGATGGCGCCAATGGGACGGGAAACGTAGCCAACCGCGTACGTCGCGAGCGAGGCGATGATGGCCACGGTTTTGTTCTCGGACGGGAAGAAGATGGCGGGGAAGATCAGCGTGGCGGCCAGGGAGTACAGCGCGAAGTCGTAGTACTCAAGCGCGCTGCCGATCCAGCCGCTCATCGCGGCTTTCTTCGGGTCCCGCCGGGCTGCGCTGGCGTCCGGGATGGGGCGGCTTTCACCGGGGATGGTGCTCATTCGATGAATTCCTTCGTCGTCATTGGCAAGGAACCGGATCTGTTCTGTTCCGGATGGTCAAGGTGATCTTGACGGTTCCAGGGCTTGGAAAGCCCTTTCCCTTGAATCGATTCATTAAGGATAGGGTGGTGACGCCGGTTACGTCAACGCCGGAGATGAGGGCGCGGCTCGTTGAGAACGACCTCGATGCGACACCCGGCTGATGCTGGCAACGCTCAAGGAATTTGTGCTCGCTCCTGCGATGAAAAGCGCTGTGGCGTAGCCGGTAACCAAGAATCCTGGGCTTGAACTTTGTTCACCGCGGTGAGGGTCAGCGGTATAAAGCTGAGGGCGAAGCCAAAGGCCAACGCGAAGGTGCCCGGCAGCAGGGCGAGGTAGGTTGTGCCGCTCTGGATCGTGGAAAACCAAAGCATCGCGGTACTGGCGACCAGCATTCCGGTTGTCGAGATGATCCGAGGGGGAAGCGGACGACGAGCTTGGACGCCACCCCCGCGCCCAGCACGATTCCGACGCCGACCACCACAAATTCGCCACCCCGACACGATCACGGTGAAGTGAAGAATCGCTGTAGATGGTCTTGCTGTTTTTCAAACCTCCCAAACGACCTTGTGGCGCTTGAAAATCCTGACTGGGCATGCGCTTCGGGCTCGCCCGGTTCTAGTCAGTTAGCGGCCGCTCAATAGTGAGAGTTCCAGATGCGCCACCTCGACCGGGAGCAGTTGTTTGTCGGCTGGGATGTGGCGGATTCTTTCGCCCACCAGGTACGCGCCGGAGTTTCCTACGACCACGCGGTTGCTTCCGTTGAGGAGGGCGGCGTCTCCCGGGATGGCCCGGAGCGCAGGCATGAATATCTCTTCAAGCTTGCGGATCCTGATGTCACAGCCGGTCACGCCCGCAAATTTTCCGCCTACCTGGAACGGTGCGGTGTAGGTGAGGATGTATTCGTCCAGGCCCAGGTAGTCAACGTAGGGGCCCCACATGGACCGTTCCCCTGTACGGCTGGCTGAGGTGAAAAAGGGCATGTTCTGATAGTCGTAGAACCGCTCGCCGCCAGGGGTGAGATCGAATTCCAGCTTTTCAATTCCCTGTCCGCGCCTGATCCACCACTCGAGGACGCCGTCCCGGTTCTCGATGGCGTCCGCAGAGAAGATGACTCCGGCTCCAACAATGAAACTATGTGTTTCAAGGAATGCCTTGGTCATGTTCACCAGCTGCCCCACGTCCCGTGGCGCGACGCTGAAAGGACTCTGGCGATTCGTCCACAGCGCCGCCGTTCGGGCTGCGAACTCGTCGACACCCAGGCCGAGTGTGTTCGTCCAGGCGGCTATTTCCTGTGCAGCCTTGATCGCAGGGGTGGTGGTTGTCATGAGCGCTCCTGCTGATACGTCGGGTATCCGAGGGACAATTTCGAGTCCACGAGATGGTGAACGTCATGCCGGATGTGCTCCAGCACCAGCCGTTGGGCGTCCTCAGGTGCGTCGTTGGCGATAGCGCGGGCCAAGGCCAGGTGCTCGGCGGCCACCTGTTCCGGATCGCGGATCAATGACACGGGTGCCCACAGCGCCTGAACTGTCTCGGCCTGCAGTCTTATTTCTGCATTCGTCAGCCGCGGGGACTGCGCCAAGACCGCCAGTTCTATATGGAATCTGCTGTCCGCGCGTGCTTGCAGCTCCGATTTATCCGTCATGGCTACGCCTCGGGCAAGCTCCAAAAGCCTGTTGATCTCGTGCGGTTCGGCCCGTTCGCAGGCCAACCGTACGGTGGCGGCGGCGATAGCAGCATGCTCGTCACCCACGTCCCGAATCTCCGCAATGGACGTGTCCTGGAACCATTTTTTGATGACATCGGCGGATGTGAAGGGTTGTTTGACGACGAACGTGCCGCCACTGCGCCCCCTCCGCGTGGCAACAATGCCCTGATTCCGAAGGTCGGACAACGCCTCCCGGAGGGTAGATGGCGCAACACCAAACATTTCCGATAGCGCTGTTTCCGGGGGAAGCCGCTCGCCCACCTTCAGCAGGCCAAGGGCGATCGCCTTGGAAATCCGGTTGACGATGGCTTCGGAGCGCTC
Encoded proteins:
- a CDS encoding FadR/GntR family transcriptional regulator; translated protein: MASTTAFQAQVYRALPETERSEAIVNRISKAIALGLLKVGERLPPETALSEMFGVAPSTLREALSDLRNQGIVATRRGRSGGTFVVKQPFTSADVIKKWFQDTSIAEIRDVGDEHAAIAAATVRLACERAEPHEINRLLELARGVAMTDKSELQARADSRFHIELAVLAQSPRLTNAEIRLQAETVQALWAPVSLIRDPEQVAAEHLALARAIANDAPEDAQRLVLEHIRHDVHHLVDSKLSLGYPTYQQERS
- a CDS encoding MFS transporter, with translation MSTIPGESRPIPDASAARRDPKKAAMSGWIGSALEYYDFALYSLAATLIFPAIFFPSENKTVAIIASLATYAVGYVSRPIGAIVLGAYGDRHGRKQVLVFAMLLMGFATFAVGLLPTYGQVGALAPILLVILRLIQGFAVAGELGGASAMIVEHSPDAKRGFFASFSLQGTQVGSILATAVLLPLAAILPAEQFQSWGWRIPFLLSAFVILAGHIIRRRVQEPPAYLAQTETGKAKPRFPLVDLVRSHPWVLVRCVIMTFTNVIGMATLIFGVSYATQEGYGNGFTSSEFLWVTLIANVAAVVTIPLFGALSDRIGRRMLMVAGGLGGGVLAGGYLWAIEQGSLALVFVCIVIVQGIFFQMWNATFATFFQEQFPMRIRVTGFAVSQNLGLMIASFFPSIFTAVAPPGSTNVPMVIGLTTFGICAVAALATFLSPDTRGKSLDDLETHKAGTESAEPADARESVSAS
- a CDS encoding cache domain-containing protein gives rise to the protein MTTTTPAIKAAQEIAAWTNTLGLGVDEFAARTAALWTNRQSPFSVAPRDVGQLVNMTKAFLETHSFIVGAGVIFSADAIENRDGVLEWWIRRGQGIEKLEFDLTPGGERFYDYQNMPFFTSASRTGERSMWGPYVDYLGLDEYILTYTAPFQVGGKFAGVTGCDIRIRKLEEIFMPALRAIPGDAALLNGSNRVVVGNSGAYLVGERIRHIPADKQLLPVEVAHLELSLLSGR